In Methanobacterium sp., a genomic segment contains:
- a CDS encoding endonuclease III domain-containing protein: MSQLRRIFKKLYHLYGPQGWWPLMNYEGKNPTKTGSLHGYHPLNYDLPETPDEQFEIIVGTILTQNTAWTSAEKALENLKKLDAIHPERLLLLDDELLKSAVRPAGFLNQKSAYLKNISQFFQSLEGRTPSRKEVLQVKGVGNETADSILLYAYKNPEFVVDAYTKRIFSHLGLVNEKISYMDLKMVFENNLPEDVPLYQEYHALIVEHAKRYYRNKPYSEILDIGK, translated from the coding sequence ATGTCTCAGTTAAGGCGAATATTTAAAAAACTTTACCATCTTTACGGTCCCCAGGGATGGTGGCCTCTAATGAATTATGAAGGTAAAAATCCTACAAAAACAGGTTCCCTGCATGGTTATCATCCACTTAATTACGATTTACCAGAAACTCCTGATGAGCAGTTTGAAATTATAGTGGGGACGATTTTAACCCAGAACACTGCCTGGACCTCAGCAGAAAAAGCACTGGAAAATCTGAAAAAACTGGATGCAATTCATCCGGAGAGGTTGCTGTTACTGGATGATGAACTACTAAAAAGTGCTGTACGTCCGGCAGGTTTTTTAAACCAGAAATCCGCTTATCTTAAAAACATAAGCCAGTTTTTTCAGTCACTGGAAGGCAGAACACCCAGCCGAAAGGAAGTTTTACAGGTTAAGGGCGTGGGAAATGAAACTGCCGATTCTATATTACTCTATGCCTATAAAAACCCCGAATTCGTGGTAGATGCCTATACCAAAAGGATTTTCAGCCATTTGGGATTGGTAAATGAAAAAATAAGTTATATGGACTTGAAAATGGTTTTTGAAAATAATCTGCCAGAAGATGTGCCGCTTTATCAGGAATATCATGCACTGATAGTAGAACATGCCAAAAGATATTACCGTAACAAACCGTACAGTGAAATTTTAGATATAGGAAAATAG